One region of Microbacterium sufflavum genomic DNA includes:
- a CDS encoding MFS transporter: protein MTTSPVVVPVRSSLRLWMAMVPLLLGVLIGALAISSVSTALPAIRDDLALTDTEGLWLVDVYALSLAATLILAARIGDAFGRKTIVVIGLVGFAVLNGIGGVATSGLLLIVIRALLGVAEAFVVAGVVATIGATFQARERVLAYGLWTATFGTGSALGPVLGGLLAEGPGWRWLLLGSVPLAVAAALLALWLVPDSRSTQPPSWDVPSILSSIVALGALVFALHEVLAAPVSAAVAAVVSVASLVFFVRRQRRLPLPLLDLALFRVPGFSPAIVRIIVSSGASSASVLLVSLHLQDARGQSAAEAGIALLPQAAAIAIGGVLAPLALRWLSANALTVLVLLLQALGLVWLAFDPGIVALPLVLVGLGFGIAGTLAAATLFEVTTEDQAGQVGAVQEVGFALGGGLGIAVFGTIAAVLVTGGFPVAVVAAAVTVTAAALLPLLSRRSAPAL, encoded by the coding sequence GTGACCACCAGCCCCGTCGTCGTCCCCGTCCGCTCCTCTCTCCGGCTCTGGATGGCGATGGTGCCGCTCCTGCTCGGCGTGCTCATCGGCGCCCTCGCCATCAGCAGCGTGTCCACGGCGCTGCCCGCGATCCGCGACGACCTCGCGCTGACTGACACCGAGGGTCTCTGGCTCGTCGACGTCTACGCGCTGTCGCTCGCGGCGACGCTGATCCTGGCGGCGCGGATCGGCGACGCGTTCGGGCGCAAGACCATCGTCGTGATCGGGCTCGTCGGATTCGCGGTGCTCAACGGCATCGGCGGCGTCGCCACCAGTGGCCTGCTGCTCATCGTGATCCGGGCTCTGCTCGGCGTTGCGGAGGCCTTCGTGGTCGCGGGTGTCGTGGCCACGATCGGTGCGACCTTCCAGGCGAGGGAGCGCGTGCTCGCGTACGGGCTCTGGACTGCCACCTTCGGCACGGGCAGCGCCCTCGGACCCGTGCTCGGCGGGCTCCTCGCGGAGGGGCCCGGCTGGCGATGGTTGCTGCTGGGCAGTGTGCCGCTCGCGGTGGCCGCCGCCCTGCTCGCCCTGTGGCTCGTGCCGGACTCGCGCAGCACGCAGCCGCCGTCGTGGGACGTGCCGAGCATCCTGTCGTCGATCGTCGCGCTCGGCGCCCTCGTTTTCGCGCTGCACGAGGTGCTGGCCGCTCCCGTGTCGGCCGCGGTGGCCGCGGTCGTGTCGGTCGCCAGCCTCGTGTTCTTCGTGCGGCGGCAGCGTCGGCTGCCCCTCCCGCTGCTCGACCTGGCGCTGTTCCGGGTGCCGGGATTCAGCCCGGCGATCGTGCGCATCATCGTCAGCAGCGGGGCGTCGTCGGCGTCGGTGCTCCTGGTGAGCCTGCACCTGCAGGATGCGCGGGGACAGAGTGCCGCCGAGGCGGGCATCGCGCTGCTGCCGCAGGCCGCGGCGATCGCGATCGGCGGGGTGCTGGCGCCGCTCGCGCTGCGCTGGCTGTCGGCGAACGCACTCACCGTGCTGGTGCTGCTGCTGCAGGCGCTCGGGCTCGTGTGGCTCGCGTTCGACCCCGGCATCGTGGCGCTGCCCCTCGTGCTGGTCGGGCTCGGGTTCGGCATCGCGGGGACCCTCGCCGCCGCGACGCTGTTCGAGGTGACGACCGAGGATCAGGCGGGACAGGTCGGGGCGGTGCAGGAGGTGGGCTTCGCCCTGGGCGGCGGACTCGGCATCGCGGTGTTCGGCACGATCGCGGCCGTGCTCGTGACGGGCGGCTTCCCGGTGGCGGTGGTCGCGGCGGCGGTGACCGTGACGGCGGCCGCGCTGCTCCCGTTGCTCTCGCGTCGCAGTGCCCCGGCCCTGTGA
- a CDS encoding winged helix-turn-helix transcriptional regulator, with protein sequence MREKTARIVREWTETCDAEVSIAVLGGAWKPSILSLLAEHGVLRFGELGRLLQDPTSRVLTRQLRELEADGLITRTVYREVPPKVEYRLSELGATATPLVDALTRWGTMYAGQQRDTPATADATA encoded by the coding sequence ATGCGCGAGAAGACGGCCAGGATCGTCCGCGAGTGGACCGAGACCTGCGACGCGGAGGTTTCGATCGCCGTGCTCGGCGGCGCGTGGAAGCCGAGCATCCTGTCGCTGCTCGCCGAGCACGGCGTGCTGCGCTTCGGTGAGCTCGGGCGCCTGCTGCAGGACCCCACGTCGCGCGTGCTCACCCGGCAGCTGCGCGAGCTGGAGGCGGACGGCCTGATCACCCGCACGGTCTACCGCGAGGTCCCGCCCAAGGTGGAGTACCGGCTGAGCGAGCTGGGTGCGACCGCGACCCCGCTCGTCGACGCGCTCACGCGGTGGGGCACGATGTACGCGGGGCAGCAGCGCGACACCCCCGCGACGGCGGACGCCACGGCCTGA
- a CDS encoding M23 family metallopeptidase yields the protein MTPTPSPPATRAAIRSRALRPEPQGAPTVATAAARTVAAADPTRAAAATPVAAGAEPTLAAADAPASPAETSVASEPTTAAEPTATTEPAIAAEPTAAAAAAAAEPDTTAEPDTAAEPDTTAEPDTTAEPTTPSPTGSRTARTPRIPRVSRRPRRTDRPRGRGASKIKALGAVLAVGVMVTGAALPVLAPGGDHAVATVAGAAALKDAAQSYTATDAIRATISARGSFAATTPEEIKETHARAAAAAIAAGMPLSSAMDIPIADRVVMPMADGSYSFTDGFGAARPGRSHLGQDFAAGIGTPINAAMKGCVSRSTESYQGYGVTIQVESIVNGQAVSTVYSHMKNGTRAVEVGDCVEAGQYLGDVGSTGYVFGSCLHFEVHINTVAIDPLPWLRDNVS from the coding sequence GTGACGCCGACCCCGTCCCCGCCCGCCACTCGGGCCGCCATCCGCTCCCGGGCCCTCCGTCCCGAGCCGCAGGGTGCACCGACCGTTGCCACCGCCGCCGCGCGGACCGTTGCTGCCGCAGACCCCACCCGCGCCGCAGCAGCGACTCCGGTCGCCGCCGGAGCAGAGCCGACCCTCGCCGCAGCCGACGCGCCCGCCTCCCCCGCAGAGACTTCCGTCGCCAGCGAGCCGACCACCGCCGCCGAGCCGACCGCTACCACCGAGCCTGCCATCGCCGCCGAGCCGACCGCCGCCGCCGCCGCCGCCGCCGCCGAGCCTGACACGACCGCCGAGCCTGACACGGCCGCCGAGCCTGACACCACCGCCGAGCCTGACACCACCGCCGAGCCGACCACCCCCTCACCGACCGGATCCCGCACCGCCCGCACCCCACGGATCCCGCGGGTCTCGCGGCGTCCGCGGCGGACCGACCGCCCGCGGGGCCGGGGCGCATCGAAGATCAAGGCGCTCGGTGCCGTCCTCGCCGTCGGCGTCATGGTCACCGGGGCCGCCCTCCCGGTGCTCGCCCCCGGGGGCGACCACGCCGTGGCGACCGTCGCCGGTGCGGCAGCGCTGAAGGACGCCGCCCAGTCGTACACGGCCACCGATGCCATCCGCGCCACCATCTCCGCGCGCGGCTCCTTCGCGGCGACCACGCCGGAGGAGATCAAGGAGACCCACGCCCGCGCGGCCGCAGCCGCCATCGCCGCGGGCATGCCGCTCAGCAGCGCGATGGACATCCCGATCGCCGACCGGGTCGTGATGCCGATGGCCGACGGCTCGTACTCGTTCACCGATGGCTTCGGGGCCGCCCGACCGGGCCGGTCGCATCTGGGTCAGGACTTCGCCGCCGGCATCGGCACCCCCATCAACGCCGCCATGAAGGGCTGCGTCTCGCGCTCCACGGAGAGCTACCAGGGCTACGGCGTCACGATCCAGGTCGAGAGCATCGTGAACGGCCAGGCCGTGAGCACCGTGTACTCGCACATGAAGAACGGCACGCGCGCCGTCGAGGTCGGTGACTGCGTCGAGGCCGGCCAGTACCTCGGCGACGTCGGCTCGACCGGCTACGTGTTCGGCTCGTGCCTGCACTTCGAGGTGCACATCAACACGGTCGCGATCGACCCGCTGCCGTGGCTCAGGGACAACGTGAGCTGA
- a CDS encoding DUF1684 domain-containing protein → MTSSSARAAVDVVDWRRRVFALYEAVRRADSPEEAHELWRIERDELMLHHPATPLLPEDRVLFEGLPIAPYDPQWRFALPILEAEPAAFEFATGTDGLVPFERVGVVEVPDAGTLDVWRLRSYGGGLFVPVRDASAGHPGGTYGGGRYLLDTIKGADLGGDAASGTIVLDFNFAYNPSCAYDPAWACPLAPPGNVLPVAVPVGERYDGA, encoded by the coding sequence ATGACGAGCTCGAGCGCCCGTGCGGCGGTGGACGTGGTCGACTGGCGGCGGCGGGTGTTCGCCCTGTACGAGGCCGTGCGCCGCGCGGACTCCCCGGAGGAGGCGCACGAGCTGTGGCGCATCGAACGCGATGAGCTGATGCTGCACCACCCGGCCACCCCGCTGCTGCCGGAGGATCGGGTGCTGTTCGAGGGGCTGCCGATCGCGCCGTACGACCCGCAGTGGCGGTTCGCACTGCCGATCCTGGAGGCGGAGCCGGCGGCGTTCGAGTTCGCGACGGGTACCGACGGCCTGGTGCCGTTCGAGCGCGTCGGTGTGGTCGAGGTCCCCGACGCCGGAACCCTCGACGTGTGGCGGCTGCGCTCGTACGGCGGCGGGCTGTTCGTGCCGGTGCGCGATGCATCAGCCGGGCATCCGGGCGGCACGTACGGCGGTGGGCGCTACCTGCTCGACACGATCAAGGGTGCCGACCTGGGCGGGGATGCCGCGAGCGGCACGATCGTGCTCGACTTCAACTTCGCGTACAACCCCTCGTGCGCGTACGACCCGGCGTGGGCCTGCCCGCTCGCACCTCCGGGGAACGTGCTGCCCGTGGCCGTTCCGGTGGGGGAGCGGTACGACGGGGCGTAG
- a CDS encoding helix-turn-helix transcriptional regulator: protein MTESAWSSLGAAAAERVTVGAIRLSVLHAEAFRFPAPWTFPPSELPYSILRLVHSGTGEIAFDGARHSVSAGDLVFIHEGAVLSCRATSSDFAFGSIRFSASLDAQGSVAVGIAVPAVSDAGAHPVVRANFDAVIDAWEGASAGRALLASGHLAVVLGTTAELMADRGVTVAPPSRRRGVRAPVRARDPRIARVVDHLLLDVRRTPDVATLCALAHMSESTLRRTFKEQTGKTIVAFLREARISIAARRLAFGDDPIARIAEDVGLPDANYFSRSFREVLRVTPTEYRRLTAQT, encoded by the coding sequence GTGACGGAGTCGGCCTGGTCGTCGCTCGGAGCGGCTGCCGCGGAAAGGGTGACGGTGGGAGCGATCCGGCTCAGCGTGCTGCACGCCGAGGCGTTCCGTTTCCCCGCTCCCTGGACGTTCCCGCCGTCGGAGCTGCCGTACTCGATCCTGCGGCTGGTCCACTCCGGCACGGGGGAGATCGCGTTCGACGGGGCGCGGCACAGCGTGTCCGCCGGTGATCTGGTGTTCATCCACGAGGGCGCCGTGCTGAGCTGCCGTGCCACGTCGTCGGACTTCGCGTTCGGCTCGATCCGGTTCTCCGCCTCGCTCGACGCGCAGGGCAGCGTCGCGGTCGGCATCGCGGTGCCGGCGGTGTCGGACGCAGGGGCGCACCCCGTCGTGCGCGCGAACTTCGACGCCGTGATCGACGCGTGGGAGGGGGCGTCCGCGGGCCGGGCGCTGCTCGCGTCGGGTCACCTGGCCGTCGTGCTCGGCACCACGGCCGAGTTGATGGCCGACCGGGGGGTGACGGTCGCGCCCCCGTCGCGTCGCCGCGGGGTGCGGGCGCCCGTCCGCGCCAGGGATCCGCGCATCGCCCGCGTGGTCGACCACCTGCTGCTGGACGTGCGCCGCACGCCCGACGTCGCGACCCTGTGCGCGCTGGCCCACATGAGCGAGTCCACGCTGCGCCGCACGTTCAAGGAGCAGACCGGGAAGACGATCGTCGCGTTCCTGCGCGAGGCGCGCATCTCGATCGCCGCGCGGCGGCTCGCGTTCGGCGACGACCCCATCGCGCGCATCGCGGAAGACGTCGGCCTGCCCGACGCGAACTACTTCTCCCGCAGTTTCCGCGAGGTGCTGCGGGTCACCCCGACCGAGTATCGCCGCCTGACCGCGCAGACCTGA
- a CDS encoding Gfo/Idh/MocA family protein has product MNTSVASSTARPEPREEVRYGLVGSGYFGLALGRGFDRLPGASITRVFDPENAAGAVRAFGAVATASIEELCRSDDVDAVIVASPNWAHREAVVAAAEAGKPIFCEKPMALSFEDCSAMVDAADAAGVLLMSGHVMNFMNGVRRVKRLVADGVLGDIVYCRAARNGWEEPQPSISWKKRRELSGGHLYHHIHELDVVQFLLGVPETATMVGGNVAHRGEQFGDEDDLLLITLEFPGGAFATLEYGSAFRWPEHYLLVQGTLGAARIDMTDTGVTVRHSGREERFLLHRSEEEDAQRTAIYASSSTDGGIMYGNPETTPPLWLSGIVEEETAYFHGLLTGAAPEPEFAALTDGSAARSSIATADALTLSLAQDRKVRIAEILEGARAHA; this is encoded by the coding sequence ATGAACACATCCGTCGCATCGTCAACCGCCCGCCCCGAGCCCCGCGAGGAGGTGCGCTACGGCCTGGTCGGGTCCGGCTACTTCGGGCTCGCGCTCGGCCGTGGCTTCGACCGCCTCCCGGGCGCCTCGATCACCCGCGTCTTCGACCCGGAGAACGCCGCCGGGGCCGTGCGGGCGTTCGGCGCGGTCGCCACCGCGAGCATCGAGGAGCTGTGCCGCAGCGACGACGTGGACGCGGTGATCGTCGCGTCGCCGAACTGGGCGCACCGCGAGGCCGTGGTCGCGGCGGCGGAGGCCGGCAAGCCGATCTTCTGCGAGAAGCCGATGGCGCTGTCGTTCGAGGACTGCTCGGCGATGGTCGACGCGGCGGACGCGGCCGGCGTGCTGCTCATGTCGGGCCACGTGATGAACTTCATGAACGGCGTGCGCCGGGTCAAGCGGCTCGTCGCCGACGGGGTGCTGGGGGACATCGTGTACTGCCGCGCCGCGCGCAACGGGTGGGAGGAGCCGCAGCCGTCCATCTCGTGGAAGAAGCGGCGCGAGCTGTCGGGCGGACACCTCTACCACCACATCCATGAGCTAGACGTGGTGCAGTTCCTCCTGGGTGTCCCTGAGACGGCGACCATGGTGGGCGGCAACGTGGCGCACCGCGGCGAGCAGTTCGGCGACGAGGACGATCTGCTCCTCATCACGCTCGAGTTCCCCGGCGGGGCGTTCGCCACGCTGGAGTACGGCTCCGCGTTCCGCTGGCCCGAGCACTACCTGCTGGTGCAGGGCACGCTTGGCGCCGCCCGCATCGACATGACCGACACGGGTGTGACGGTGCGGCACTCCGGCCGGGAGGAGCGCTTCCTGCTGCACCGCAGCGAGGAGGAGGACGCACAGCGCACGGCGATCTACGCCTCCAGCTCGACCGACGGCGGCATCATGTACGGCAACCCGGAGACCACGCCGCCGCTGTGGCTGAGCGGCATCGTCGAGGAGGAGACCGCGTACTTCCACGGGCTGCTCACCGGTGCCGCGCCGGAGCCCGAGTTCGCCGCGCTCACCGACGGCTCCGCGGCGCGGTCGTCGATCGCCACCGCCGACGCCCTCACGCTGTCGCTCGCCCAGGACCGCAAGGTGCGCATCGCCGAGATCCTGGAGGGCGCCCGTGCGCACGCGTGA
- a CDS encoding carbohydrate ABC transporter permease, with protein MSTRTLRRLSAAPAYLFLTVLAVVSVFPLVWIITSSFKSSGELATDPIGFWPDSFTIDHYTRVLFDLGILNNLGNSLFIALSTTVVTIAVSSTCAYGIVRFFPRVGQRLTQILISTYMFPPILLAVPYTLIMISLGLINTYAGLVLAYLSFSIPYAVWMLTAFYQTVPVEIEEAAQVDGAGRFRVFATIATPIVAPGIVATAIYTFINSFNEFLFALLFINSSDRMPITVALYSLSGSEVLDWGAMLAASVVVVVPSVVFFLVIQRHIAAGLSEGSVK; from the coding sequence ATGTCGACGAGAACCCTGCGGCGCCTGTCCGCCGCCCCCGCCTATCTGTTCCTCACCGTGCTCGCGGTCGTGTCGGTGTTCCCGCTCGTGTGGATCATCACATCGAGCTTCAAGAGCTCGGGGGAGCTGGCCACCGACCCGATCGGCTTCTGGCCCGACTCGTTCACGATCGACCACTACACCCGCGTGCTGTTCGACCTGGGCATCCTGAACAACCTCGGCAACAGCCTGTTCATCGCCCTGTCGACCACCGTCGTCACGATCGCGGTGAGCTCGACGTGCGCCTACGGCATCGTGCGCTTCTTCCCGCGCGTCGGGCAGAGGCTCACGCAGATCCTCATCAGCACCTACATGTTCCCGCCGATCCTGCTCGCGGTGCCGTACACGCTGATCATGATCTCGCTCGGCCTGATCAACACCTATGCCGGGCTCGTGCTCGCCTACCTCTCCTTCTCGATCCCGTACGCGGTGTGGATGCTGACCGCGTTCTACCAGACCGTCCCGGTCGAGATCGAGGAGGCCGCGCAGGTCGACGGCGCCGGAAGGTTCCGCGTGTTCGCGACCATCGCCACGCCCATCGTCGCGCCCGGCATCGTCGCCACCGCGATCTACACGTTCATCAACTCGTTCAACGAGTTCCTGTTCGCGCTGCTGTTCATCAACAGCAGCGACCGCATGCCCATCACGGTCGCCCTGTACTCCCTCAGCGGCTCCGAGGTGCTCGACTGGGGCGCCATGCTCGCGGCGTCCGTGGTCGTGGTCGTGCCGTCCGTCGTCTTCTTCCTCGTCATCCAACGCCACATCGCCGCCGGGCTCTCGGAGGGGTCCGTCAAATGA
- a CDS encoding carbohydrate ABC transporter permease, whose protein sequence is MRSRRTVHLTGVLFVAPSLLIVVLLLFYPVVSSVVYSFTNRHLLRPAVDFVGIDNFVAVLQSEQFWNAFRVSLLWTVASIAGQLLVGFVAAIALNRIRHLTGLFRTLLIIPWAFPAIVIAFGWRWILNDVYGFLPNLLTRLGLTAQNVSFLSNPDAVMLTVLAINIWFGAPLFMVNILAALKTVPAEQFEAATVDGANAWQRFAFITLPHVKKVVGLLVILRSIWVFNNFELLFLLTGGGPAGLTETLPIFAYRTGWGLQQLGVASAITVLLLVFLLLLGGLAFRLLNRWDRKDA, encoded by the coding sequence ATGCGCTCCCGCCGCACCGTCCATCTCACCGGCGTGCTGTTCGTCGCGCCGTCGCTGCTGATCGTCGTCCTGCTGCTCTTCTACCCGGTGGTGTCGAGCGTCGTCTACAGCTTCACCAACCGCCACCTGCTGCGCCCCGCCGTCGACTTCGTCGGCATCGACAACTTCGTCGCCGTGCTGCAGAGCGAGCAGTTCTGGAACGCCTTCCGGGTGTCGTTGCTGTGGACCGTCGCGTCGATCGCCGGGCAACTCCTCGTGGGGTTCGTCGCCGCGATCGCCCTCAACCGCATCCGCCACCTCACCGGCCTGTTCCGCACGCTGCTGATCATCCCGTGGGCGTTCCCGGCCATCGTGATCGCGTTCGGCTGGCGCTGGATCCTCAACGACGTGTACGGCTTCCTGCCCAACCTGCTCACGCGGCTCGGCCTCACCGCGCAGAACGTGAGCTTCCTGTCCAACCCCGACGCGGTGATGCTGACCGTGCTCGCCATCAACATCTGGTTCGGGGCGCCCCTGTTCATGGTGAACATCCTCGCGGCGCTCAAGACCGTCCCGGCGGAGCAGTTCGAGGCCGCCACCGTCGACGGCGCGAACGCCTGGCAGCGGTTCGCGTTCATCACCCTCCCGCACGTGAAAAAGGTGGTCGGACTGCTCGTGATCCTCCGCAGCATCTGGGTGTTCAACAACTTCGAGCTGCTGTTCCTGCTCACCGGCGGCGGCCCCGCCGGGCTCACCGAGACCCTGCCGATCTTCGCGTACCGCACCGGCTGGGGGCTGCAGCAGCTCGGCGTCGCCTCGGCCATCACCGTGCTGCTGCTCGTGTTCCTGCTGCTCCTCGGAGGCCTGGCCTTCCGACTGCTCAACCGCTGGGACCGGAAGGACGCCTGA
- a CDS encoding ABC transporter substrate-binding protein codes for MAFPYPDKGTRARLRTMTLAAATAVSVMTLASCAGTSPDSDASAGDGELSGDVVFWHSFTQGPRAEYMERMAEEFEAEHPDVDITIETFSWGEFQTKWTTGLAAGQVPDLSTAQPNQVVQMIDVGALAPVDDVIDAIGRDRFTEAALGEGTLDGVSYSLPIYSHAQVMWYRADLLEAAGLDVPETWDELKEAAVALTTGPDQYGLAVPMGTNDLMGTRFLNFYLQSAGESLLNEDGRANLTSDAAIDGIEYWVDMYEKTSPEGSVNYNVLDQATLFYQGKTAFDFNSGFQISGVVGTSPQLESVIKAAPLPRLKAGDEVYGGETSNIATVVWEKSDVQEEAKAFLEFLYRDEDYIDFLHSVPGGMLPSLQDIAENEAYLDDETLQRHADSVAVISEAVPAGTAIGMETGPLVQSGILTSQAVIEKMLQDIVLNGTDVETAAKAAEDQLNQLFVSSGVSF; via the coding sequence ATGGCTTTCCCCTACCCCGATAAGGGAACGCGCGCCCGCCTGCGCACCATGACCCTCGCCGCGGCCACCGCGGTGAGCGTCATGACTCTCGCCTCCTGCGCCGGCACGAGCCCCGACTCCGATGCATCAGCAGGAGACGGCGAGCTCAGCGGCGACGTGGTCTTCTGGCACAGCTTCACGCAGGGCCCGCGCGCCGAGTACATGGAGCGGATGGCCGAGGAGTTCGAGGCCGAGCACCCCGACGTCGACATCACCATCGAGACCTTCAGCTGGGGCGAGTTCCAGACCAAGTGGACCACCGGCCTCGCGGCCGGGCAGGTGCCCGACCTGTCGACCGCCCAGCCCAACCAGGTCGTGCAGATGATCGACGTGGGCGCTCTCGCCCCGGTCGACGACGTGATCGACGCGATCGGGCGCGACCGGTTCACCGAGGCGGCGCTCGGCGAAGGCACCCTCGACGGTGTCTCCTACTCGCTGCCGATCTACTCGCACGCCCAGGTCATGTGGTACCGCGCCGACCTGCTCGAAGCGGCTGGCCTCGACGTCCCGGAGACCTGGGACGAGCTGAAGGAGGCGGCCGTCGCGCTCACCACCGGTCCCGACCAGTACGGGCTCGCGGTCCCGATGGGCACGAACGACCTGATGGGCACGCGCTTCCTCAACTTCTACCTGCAGTCGGCGGGCGAGAGCCTGCTGAACGAGGACGGCCGCGCCAACCTCACCTCCGACGCGGCCATCGACGGCATCGAGTACTGGGTCGACATGTACGAGAAGACCTCGCCGGAGGGCAGCGTCAACTACAACGTGCTCGACCAGGCGACGCTGTTCTACCAGGGCAAGACCGCGTTCGACTTCAACTCCGGGTTCCAGATCTCCGGCGTCGTCGGCACCTCGCCGCAGCTGGAGTCGGTGATCAAGGCCGCGCCCCTGCCGCGCCTGAAGGCCGGTGACGAGGTGTACGGCGGAGAGACCTCCAACATCGCCACCGTCGTCTGGGAGAAGAGCGACGTGCAGGAGGAGGCGAAGGCGTTCCTGGAGTTCCTCTACCGCGACGAGGACTACATCGACTTCCTCCACTCGGTGCCGGGCGGCATGCTGCCGTCCCTGCAGGACATCGCGGAGAACGAGGCCTACCTCGACGACGAGACCCTGCAGCGGCACGCCGACAGCGTCGCCGTGATCAGCGAGGCCGTGCCGGCCGGGACCGCCATCGGCATGGAGACGGGTCCGCTCGTGCAGTCCGGCATCCTCACCAGCCAGGCCGTCATCGAGAAGATGCTGCAGGACATCGTCCTCAACGGCACCGACGTCGAGACCGCGGCGAAGGCGGCGGAGGATCAGCTCAACCAGCTGTTCGTCTCGTCCGGTGTTTCGTTCTGA
- a CDS encoding sugar nucleotide-binding protein — translation MTAPQPPHRTLLVGFGKLGARLAPRLVADGGEVVALRRSDGPLPQGVTGVAGDLAAPLPEPLPAVDAVVVTLPPGTGASAYPSVLAHLAAALLSRPARTVFVSSTGVFDGAGSPTPLTERDAPEPVTDRGRGLREGERAAVDLFGAVVVRPAGIYGPGRDFLVRRVREGAPVNPRRRTNRIHETDLVRTLDLLLRMPEPPSLVHAVDAAPAPLGDVVAFLAARLGLPVPPDDGGSVNGFVYDGALLRSLLGHLDYPSFEDGYADMLERGA, via the coding sequence GTGACCGCCCCGCAACCTCCTCACCGCACGCTGCTCGTCGGTTTCGGCAAGCTCGGCGCGCGGCTCGCCCCGCGGCTGGTGGCGGACGGGGGAGAGGTCGTCGCCCTCCGCCGCAGCGACGGGCCCCTGCCCCAGGGGGTGACCGGCGTCGCGGGTGATCTCGCCGCCCCGCTGCCCGAGCCCCTGCCCGCGGTCGATGCCGTGGTGGTCACGCTGCCGCCGGGCACGGGCGCCTCCGCGTACCCGTCCGTGCTCGCGCACCTCGCCGCGGCCCTGCTCTCCCGGCCCGCGCGCACGGTCTTCGTCTCGTCCACCGGGGTGTTCGACGGTGCGGGCAGCCCGACCCCGCTCACCGAGCGCGACGCCCCGGAGCCGGTCACCGACCGCGGTCGCGGGCTGCGGGAGGGTGAGCGCGCTGCGGTCGACCTCTTCGGCGCCGTGGTCGTGCGGCCCGCGGGCATCTACGGTCCGGGGCGCGACTTCCTGGTGCGCCGCGTGCGTGAGGGGGCACCCGTGAACCCCCGGCGCCGCACGAACCGCATCCACGAGACCGACCTCGTCCGCACGCTCGACCTGCTGCTGCGGATGCCCGAGCCGCCGTCGCTCGTGCACGCGGTGGACGCGGCTCCCGCCCCGCTGGGCGACGTCGTGGCGTTCCTCGCCGCGCGCCTCGGGCTGCCGGTGCCGCCCGACGACGGCGGCAGCGTGAACGGTTTCGTCTACGACGGCGCTCTGCTTCGTTCGCTGCTCGGCCACCTGGACTACCCGTCGTTCGAGGACGGCTACGCCGACATGCTCGAGCGCGGCGCCTGA
- a CDS encoding FUSC family protein, with amino-acid sequence MAESQGRVWTGVLRVGPHRGDHRVAIRAAVSVAVPLLVLWALGRLDLSIYASFGAFAALYGRHDGFRDRIRMQASAGGVLLAAMLIGTALSVLAAPTVVSVVVVALVAAAVTLLAYTMQWHPPGPLFTVFATGACATIPATAGSFGSVLLVGGASVLFGLALTALVAVATRTTGEGAPKVRPTVGPVAVEMAVSVAVAIVGAGIAGLLLGGTHWYWAAVGAVAAVSGAQLNARIIRGIQRLVGTLLGVLVAAGVLALDLPPIAVIALVVVLQGVAELFIGRNYGIAMVFVTPLALLMVHLAAPTPVDALLTDRVLETLIGVAGGTVVAVVSAALRRRLGRRLTRP; translated from the coding sequence GTGGCGGAATCGCAGGGGCGGGTGTGGACGGGGGTCCTGCGCGTCGGCCCGCACCGCGGCGACCATCGCGTCGCGATCCGAGCCGCCGTGAGCGTCGCCGTCCCGCTGCTCGTGCTCTGGGCGCTCGGCCGGCTCGACCTCAGCATCTACGCGAGCTTCGGCGCCTTCGCCGCGCTCTACGGCCGCCACGACGGGTTCCGCGACCGCATCCGCATGCAGGCCAGCGCGGGCGGGGTGCTGCTCGCGGCGATGCTGATCGGCACGGCGCTGTCGGTCCTGGCCGCCCCGACGGTCGTCAGCGTGGTCGTGGTCGCGCTCGTCGCCGCCGCCGTCACCCTGCTGGCGTACACGATGCAGTGGCACCCACCAGGGCCGCTGTTCACGGTGTTCGCGACCGGGGCGTGCGCGACCATCCCCGCCACCGCCGGCTCGTTCGGCTCCGTGCTGCTGGTGGGCGGGGCGAGCGTGCTGTTCGGCCTGGCCCTCACCGCGCTCGTCGCCGTCGCCACGCGGACCACGGGAGAGGGAGCGCCGAAGGTGCGCCCCACCGTGGGTCCCGTCGCGGTCGAGATGGCGGTCTCGGTCGCCGTCGCCATCGTGGGCGCCGGGATCGCGGGGCTGCTGCTCGGCGGCACGCACTGGTACTGGGCGGCGGTCGGTGCGGTCGCGGCCGTGAGCGGCGCACAGCTCAACGCCCGGATCATCCGCGGCATCCAGCGCCTGGTCGGCACACTGCTCGGGGTGCTCGTCGCCGCCGGGGTGCTGGCGCTCGACCTTCCGCCGATCGCCGTGATCGCCCTGGTCGTGGTGCTGCAGGGAGTCGCGGAGCTGTTCATCGGCCGCAACTACGGCATCGCGATGGTGTTCGTCACCCCGCTCGCGCTGCTGATGGTGCACCTCGCGGCCCCCACCCCGGTCGACGCGCTGTTGACCGACCGCGTGCTCGAGACCCTCATCGGCGTCGCGGGCGGCACCGTGGTCGCCGTGGTGTCCGCCGCGCTGCGCCGCCGCCTCGGCCGCCGCCTCACCCGCCCCTGA